Proteins from a single region of Lentimicrobium saccharophilum:
- a CDS encoding ROK family transcriptional regulator, with protein MAGIKYLFKSSFNEEPLKNNQLRKLNLKQFIVRELYQHANLSIHNLSRTIKMSTPTITRALEELISEGLVTEIGIGESTGGRRPSIYGLNPLSRFVIGIDIERYFIRIGLFNFANQPVSEIHELNTGLETQSDIIGFITEKISELIEAYGIDENNILGIGISLPGLIDMRTGLSYTYLNTGKPVAKILSERTSLPVFIEQDTRAMAWGEQSFGLARDLKNVLCLNIGSGIGLSMILDGKIYMGHSGYSGEFGHIQIEPNGQLCHCGKIGCIETVASGKVMLAKAKKDIAEGAITQISSMIGGDLSKLNIRTILNAAREGDQYAIDLLAKIGEALGKGLATLIHLFNPELIIIGGEISKAADYLIAPIESNLNIYSIARIRRDAVIVASELSDNARLMGTVALVMNKIFA; from the coding sequence ATGGCAGGGATAAAGTATCTTTTTAAAAGTTCCTTTAACGAAGAACCTCTTAAGAACAATCAATTGCGTAAGCTAAATCTGAAGCAGTTTATTGTCAGAGAATTATATCAGCATGCAAACCTTTCCATACACAATCTTTCACGCACCATAAAGATGAGCACCCCAACCATTACACGGGCGCTTGAAGAACTGATTTCAGAAGGGCTGGTTACCGAGATAGGCATTGGCGAATCCACAGGAGGAAGACGCCCGAGCATATATGGCCTGAATCCTTTGTCACGTTTTGTAATCGGAATTGACATTGAACGATATTTTATCCGGATCGGGCTCTTCAATTTTGCCAATCAGCCGGTTTCCGAGATTCACGAACTCAACACAGGGCTTGAAACCCAATCCGACATCATCGGGTTTATAACTGAGAAGATTTCAGAATTAATTGAAGCATACGGGATTGATGAAAACAATATCCTGGGCATCGGGATTTCATTACCCGGCCTGATTGATATGCGTACCGGGCTTTCATACACGTATCTGAATACAGGGAAACCTGTTGCCAAAATCCTTAGTGAACGAACATCCCTGCCGGTTTTTATAGAGCAGGATACCAGGGCCATGGCATGGGGCGAGCAATCATTCGGCCTGGCGCGTGACCTGAAGAATGTTCTTTGCCTAAACATCGGTTCGGGGATCGGGTTAAGCATGATCCTTGACGGCAAAATTTACATGGGTCATTCAGGCTATTCAGGCGAATTTGGCCATATTCAGATCGAACCAAACGGGCAGCTCTGTCATTGCGGAAAAATAGGCTGCATCGAAACCGTTGCTTCCGGAAAAGTGATGCTTGCCAAGGCCAAGAAAGACATTGCAGAAGGCGCCATCACCCAGATCAGCAGCATGATCGGAGGCGACCTGTCAAAACTTAACATCCGGACTATCCTGAATGCTGCCCGTGAAGGGGATCAGTATGCCATTGACCTTCTTGCAAAGATCGGAGAAGCCCTGGGCAAAGGATTGGCCACGCTGATACATCTGTTTAATCCGGAATTGATCATTATCGGTGGTGAAATATCAAAAGCTGCCGATTATCTTATCGCACCTATTGAAAGTAACCTGAATATCTATTCAATTGCCAGGATACGCCGCGATGCAGTTATAGTGGCTTCGGAGCTGAGCGACAACGCAAGACTGATGGGCACTGTGGCATTGGTTATGAATAAAATATTCGCCTGA